In one Salvelinus namaycush isolate Seneca unplaced genomic scaffold, SaNama_1.0 Scaffold2560, whole genome shotgun sequence genomic region, the following are encoded:
- the LOC120039138 gene encoding verprolin-like: MPPCRPATPPPRLPASPPPCRPASSPPCRPASLPPHRPASLSPSLPAAPPPCRPASLPPCRLPRLPASLPPSLPAPQPPCRPASLPPSLPASPPPRLPAAPPPCRLHQRQ; encoded by the coding sequence ATGCCGCCCTGTCGCCCAGCCACCCCGCCGCCCCGCCTTCCTGCCTCCCCGCCTCCCTGCCGCCCCGCCTCCTCGCCTCCCTGCCGCCCCGCCTCCCTGCCGCCCCACCGCCCCGCCTCCCTGTCGCCCAGCCTCCCCGCCGCCCCGCCTCCCTGCCGCCCCGCCTCCCTGCCGCCCTGTCGCCTCCCCCGCCTCCCAGCCTCCCTGCCGCCCAGCCTCCCTGCCCCCCAGCCTCCCTGCCGCCCAGCCTCCCTGCCGCCCAGCCTCCCCGCCTCCCCGCCGCCCCGCCTCCCCGCCGCCCCGCCTCCCTGCCGACTACACCAACGCCAgg